The following proteins come from a genomic window of Gynuella sunshinyii YC6258:
- a CDS encoding TatD family hydrolase, whose amino-acid sequence MLIDSHCHLDFETFDSDRQRIIESCRQHNICGFMVPSVAPRFWPRQLRLASEYPEVALALGLHPWYVSEAAIESLRDLAKVLDSSPAPVLAIGETGLDKLKGNPELQLLSLKYQLGVAQELDKPVILHSVKTHARLQDILRDYPGVRGVVHGFSGSYEDAMRFIDIGFKVGIGGLITRPNARKIRAAVTRLPLHSMVLETDAPDMGLYGHEGSRNSPENLVLILNCLAELRQQDPESIQRAVLSNTRELFTWPPSV is encoded by the coding sequence ATGTTGATTGACAGCCACTGTCACCTTGATTTCGAAACTTTTGATTCTGATCGTCAACGAATTATCGAATCCTGCCGGCAGCACAATATCTGTGGATTTATGGTCCCGTCAGTGGCTCCCCGGTTTTGGCCAAGACAACTGCGACTGGCATCTGAGTATCCAGAGGTGGCTCTGGCTCTGGGGTTACACCCCTGGTATGTAAGCGAGGCTGCGATTGAGTCGTTGCGTGATCTTGCGAAAGTCCTTGATAGTTCACCGGCTCCGGTTCTGGCAATTGGTGAAACTGGTCTTGATAAGCTCAAAGGCAATCCGGAGCTACAGCTGTTGAGTCTTAAATATCAGCTGGGTGTAGCACAGGAGCTCGATAAACCAGTCATACTTCATAGTGTGAAAACCCATGCCAGATTGCAGGATATCTTGCGTGATTATCCAGGAGTACGTGGTGTGGTGCATGGTTTTTCTGGCAGCTATGAAGATGCGATGAGGTTTATCGATATCGGTTTTAAGGTGGGAATTGGTGGTCTGATCACTCGACCCAATGCCCGTAAAATCCGGGCGGCCGTGACTCGATTGCCATTACATTCAATGGTGCTGGAGACAGACGCTCCGGATATGGGTCTTTATGGTCACGAAGGTTCTCGTAACAGCCCGGAAAACCTGGTTTTGATCCTGAATTGTCTGGCGGAGTTGCGGCAACAGGACCCTGAGTCCATACAGCGGGCGGTACTGTCCAATACCCGGGAATTATTTACCTGGCCACCATCTGTATAA
- a CDS encoding putative bifunctional diguanylate cyclase/phosphodiesterase yields the protein MKLRTRYSFFILGLTTGSLLILSISLILLFENASAELNRLNVNDLKAELTERMLNRSQTISRQFAKNLARPLYNYDYETILDLTNVTLANDEVETIHIFDLKNNYFGHSEGIADIFVSTEQVDKQLLQTVKRGMTYKEPSEDQLFIAQPILVENRVIGGVEMLFSQTDVINEIKALGDKATERRIHKIFEFLNIALGITIALTIAVISVGDHIAKRLVHPIAKLVKFANDIGQGRYREHLSIKADDEIVALANTMNQMVANLEERSLRIQHLAYHDSLTDLPNRLFFSEILERWIDISYSHKKSFCLMFMDLDGFKRVNDTYGHELGDELIHHVSSRIKAQLSSVIQEDSDRQKPFLARLGGDEFVCVLEISSPAEAAHNATALIKMISQPYHILNFDIYISCSIGVAIYPDDGNTGSNLMKRADIAMYSAKNAGKNDFHFFSHEMDQQAHDRVALENELRMALSHNELGVWYQPLVNLKDNNICGVEALVRWKNPVRGFVGPDIFIPIAEESGLILPIGDWIIETICHQLSEWEPHLKDDFHVAINLSPIQIRHSALEKTLLKAISSHRIKNDRIHIEITETALVENEAATLRTLSQLNQAGIKIWLDDFGTGFSSLSHLKQFPVSGVKIDRSFVADLEQDVDDRALISAMIVLANAMTLDVIAEGIETEAQCLLLNELQCPKGQGYFYSRPLPGDQLLDLYRWWPGK from the coding sequence ATGAAATTAAGAACCAGGTATTCTTTTTTTATTCTGGGTCTGACGACTGGTAGTTTACTGATCCTGTCTATCTCATTGATCCTGTTGTTTGAAAATGCGTCAGCAGAACTGAACCGCTTGAATGTCAATGATTTAAAAGCCGAACTGACAGAGCGAATGCTCAATCGTTCCCAAACGATTTCCCGGCAATTTGCCAAAAACCTGGCCCGCCCTTTATACAACTACGACTATGAAACCATCCTTGATCTGACTAACGTAACGCTGGCCAATGACGAAGTCGAAACCATTCATATCTTTGATTTGAAAAATAATTATTTTGGCCACAGCGAAGGGATTGCCGATATTTTTGTTTCGACGGAACAGGTTGACAAACAGCTTCTACAAACGGTCAAACGTGGCATGACCTATAAAGAACCCTCTGAAGACCAACTGTTTATCGCTCAACCGATTCTGGTCGAAAACCGCGTTATCGGAGGAGTGGAGATGCTGTTTTCCCAAACCGATGTCATTAATGAAATCAAAGCGTTGGGAGATAAAGCCACTGAGCGCCGCATCCATAAAATATTCGAGTTTTTGAATATTGCCCTCGGCATTACCATCGCACTGACCATTGCGGTCATCTCTGTTGGCGATCACATTGCAAAACGTCTGGTTCACCCGATTGCCAAACTGGTTAAGTTCGCCAATGATATCGGTCAGGGCCGTTATCGTGAACATCTCAGTATCAAAGCAGATGACGAAATTGTTGCCCTCGCAAATACTATGAACCAAATGGTGGCAAACCTTGAAGAAAGGTCCCTTCGTATTCAGCATCTGGCCTATCACGACTCTTTAACAGATTTACCAAACCGCCTGTTTTTCAGCGAAATTCTGGAACGTTGGATCGATATTTCCTACAGCCATAAAAAGTCCTTTTGTTTGATGTTCATGGACCTGGATGGTTTTAAACGGGTGAACGATACCTATGGTCATGAACTTGGGGACGAGTTGATTCACCATGTTTCAAGCAGGATAAAAGCCCAACTGTCTTCTGTCATTCAGGAGGACAGTGATCGTCAGAAACCGTTCCTGGCACGGCTTGGCGGCGATGAATTCGTGTGTGTGCTGGAAATCAGCAGTCCGGCAGAGGCCGCGCACAATGCCACTGCACTGATCAAGATGATCAGCCAGCCCTATCACATTCTGAATTTTGATATTTATATCAGCTGCAGTATTGGCGTGGCGATCTATCCTGATGACGGCAACACCGGCAGCAATCTAATGAAACGAGCCGACATCGCCATGTATAGCGCTAAAAATGCCGGCAAAAACGACTTCCATTTTTTCTCTCATGAAATGGATCAGCAGGCCCATGACCGGGTAGCTTTAGAGAACGAGCTTCGCATGGCGCTGAGCCACAATGAACTTGGCGTCTGGTATCAACCATTGGTTAACCTCAAAGACAATAATATCTGTGGAGTGGAAGCGCTGGTGCGCTGGAAAAACCCGGTCCGGGGCTTCGTGGGGCCGGATATATTTATTCCAATTGCGGAAGAGTCCGGTCTGATTCTGCCGATCGGTGACTGGATCATAGAGACCATCTGTCATCAGTTAAGCGAATGGGAACCTCACCTGAAAGACGACTTCCATGTCGCTATTAATCTGTCTCCTATACAGATACGTCATTCTGCGTTGGAGAAAACACTGCTCAAGGCGATTTCTTCGCATCGCATCAAAAACGACAGGATTCATATAGAAATTACCGAGACCGCACTCGTGGAAAATGAGGCGGCAACCCTCAGGACTCTGAGTCAGTTGAATCAGGCGGGCATCAAAATATGGCTGGATGACTTTGGTACTGGCTTTTCCTCTCTGAGCCATTTGAAACAATTTCCAGTCTCTGGCGTCAAAATTGATCGCAGTTTTGTTGCTGATTTAGAACAGGATGTTGATGATCGTGCACTGATCAGCGCTATGATCGTTTTAGCCAATGCCATGACTCTGGACGTAATTGCCGAAGGCATAGAAACAGAGGCTCAGTGCTTATTGCTCAATGAACTGCAATGTCCGAAGGGGCAAGGGTATTTTTATAGCCGACCATTGCCGGGAGACCAACTCCTGGATTTATACAGATGGTGGCCAGGTAAATAA
- a CDS encoding serine/threonine protein kinase has translation MHQPFANLTPDLMLDMLELGGFTVDGRLTALNSYENRVILAGVEDQPEIVAKFYRPERWSNEQILEEHTFTQRLLDAEVEVVAPQAFTQTQHCIASTLIEHEGYRLAVFPKRWGQPIELDNLNQLEMIGRVLGRLHAMGMDETFQHRVTFTPEKFGWQARQICLQSDMIPLELIPAYESVSEQLLHKIDQQWSASEIFNISLHGDFHPGNILIRDDQPLLVDFDDCVSGPAIQDIWMLLSGDHELQLQQLARIAKGYSMFCHFPMSELGLIECCRSLRMIHYAAWLSSRWNDPAFPRAFPWFESPRFWSDHVLQLREQLAAMDLPVPSLAHLL, from the coding sequence ATGCATCAACCTTTTGCCAATCTGACCCCTGATCTTATGCTGGACATGCTGGAACTGGGAGGGTTTACAGTGGATGGGCGACTGACGGCTCTAAACAGCTACGAAAACCGGGTAATACTGGCAGGTGTTGAGGACCAACCGGAAATCGTAGCGAAATTTTATCGCCCGGAGCGTTGGAGCAATGAGCAGATTCTGGAAGAACATACTTTTACTCAACGACTGCTTGATGCAGAGGTTGAAGTTGTAGCACCGCAGGCATTCACTCAGACACAACATTGTATTGCCAGTACGTTGATCGAGCATGAAGGCTATCGGCTCGCAGTCTTTCCCAAACGCTGGGGACAGCCGATTGAACTGGACAACCTGAATCAACTGGAAATGATTGGTCGTGTGTTGGGTCGTCTGCATGCCATGGGCATGGACGAGACTTTTCAACACAGAGTCACCTTTACCCCTGAAAAATTTGGCTGGCAGGCCAGGCAGATCTGCCTGCAATCGGACATGATTCCCCTAGAACTGATACCAGCTTATGAGTCGGTATCAGAACAGTTATTACACAAAATTGATCAGCAATGGAGTGCCAGCGAAATTTTTAACATATCTCTGCATGGGGATTTTCATCCGGGAAATATTCTGATCAGAGATGACCAGCCGCTGCTGGTGGATTTTGATGACTGTGTCAGCGGACCGGCCATTCAAGACATATGGATGTTACTGTCTGGGGATCATGAACTTCAACTGCAACAACTGGCGAGAATTGCCAAAGGTTATTCCATGTTCTGTCATTTTCCCATGTCAGAGCTGGGCCTGATTGAATGCTGTCGCAGTCTGCGTATGATTCATTATGCCGCCTGGCTTTCCAGTCGCTGGAATGACCCCGCATTTCCAAGAGCATTTCCCTGGTTTGAGTCTCCCCGTTTCTGGTCTGATCATGTATTACAGCTGAGAGAACAATTGGCGGCCATGGACTTGCCAGTACCATCACTCGCCCATCTTCTGTAA
- a CDS encoding ComF family protein, with protein sequence MKHIPAFDQIISSGRYEGILAWLIKQLKYHNRHQHVRPLAEAMTNTVRQFEITVPEVLIPMPLHWSRQWARGFNQSDLLARAIGQNLNIPVRSDLVTRYRRTPALEGLNRKSRLKLLNKVFKVKTDGLENVAVIDDVVTTAASVQSLAATLKKHGVRHVQVWTIARTPEHAAY encoded by the coding sequence TTGAAGCATATCCCTGCGTTTGATCAGATCATCAGTAGTGGTCGTTACGAAGGGATTCTGGCCTGGCTGATTAAGCAATTGAAATATCACAATCGTCACCAACATGTTCGTCCATTGGCTGAAGCAATGACCAATACTGTCCGACAGTTTGAGATCACGGTCCCGGAAGTACTGATTCCCATGCCTTTACACTGGAGCCGACAATGGGCCAGAGGTTTCAATCAATCTGATTTGCTGGCCAGAGCCATTGGTCAGAATTTGAATATCCCGGTACGCTCAGACTTGGTCACACGATACCGACGAACCCCCGCGCTCGAAGGTCTGAATCGCAAAAGCAGACTGAAACTGCTGAACAAGGTATTCAAAGTTAAAACAGATGGCCTGGAAAATGTCGCTGTAATAGATGACGTTGTGACCACTGCCGCCAGCGTTCAATCCCTGGCAGCCACGTTAAAAAAACATGGTGTCAGGCATGTACAGGTCTGGACCATAGCCCGTACACCCGAACATGCTGCCTATTAA
- a CDS encoding flagellar basal body rod C-terminal domain-containing protein has translation MIGSVLSTGVAGIQTGLTNAEQAGQKIAEANIPEKPVNVEEALSDLTSAQNQVQASAKVVEAGSQTIGSIVDIKV, from the coding sequence GTGATTGGTAGTGTCTTAAGTACAGGAGTTGCGGGTATTCAGACCGGACTGACCAATGCCGAACAGGCAGGGCAGAAAATCGCCGAAGCAAACATACCGGAAAAACCGGTTAATGTTGAAGAGGCTCTGTCAGATCTGACGTCCGCACAAAATCAGGTACAGGCCAGTGCAAAGGTTGTCGAGGCCGGTTCACAGACGATAGGAAGCATCGTTGATATAAAAGTCTGA
- a CDS encoding putative metalloprotease CJM1_0395 family protein: MSVVTGASLNSVHLAVPAAGPVVSVNLDNDRTSFAPITETEETDKGRNRAGEQPSRDADRQVQAKSDQQQQDNQRDAEQDDADLQAEQQQLRSLKQLDREVKDHEQAHRAIGGKYAGPMTLTYERGPDGVNYAVAGEVQVNVSKVSDDPEATIVKAEQIRRAALAPATPSQQDRSVALQATQMIVEAEQQLRQQKVSESMSSEPAEEQQNTVDNDKSAETSGSDLTEAYQGLFKSPRKFNDSLGSMDNYQQKKSGLGNNLDLMV; encoded by the coding sequence ATGAGTGTGGTTACGGGAGCATCATTAAATTCAGTGCATCTTGCAGTTCCGGCTGCAGGGCCGGTTGTTTCCGTTAATCTCGATAATGACAGAACCTCGTTTGCTCCGATTACCGAGACAGAAGAAACAGATAAAGGTCGTAACCGAGCCGGTGAGCAACCTTCTCGCGATGCAGACAGACAGGTTCAGGCAAAATCGGATCAGCAACAGCAGGACAACCAGCGGGATGCTGAACAGGACGATGCAGACTTACAGGCCGAGCAGCAGCAACTGCGCTCCCTGAAACAACTAGATCGTGAAGTTAAAGATCACGAACAGGCCCATAGGGCCATCGGCGGCAAGTATGCCGGTCCCATGACTCTGACCTATGAGCGTGGACCAGATGGCGTAAACTATGCCGTAGCCGGTGAAGTGCAGGTAAATGTGTCGAAGGTTTCTGACGATCCTGAAGCGACAATTGTGAAAGCTGAACAAATCAGACGTGCTGCACTTGCACCGGCAACCCCTTCCCAACAAGACCGATCCGTGGCGTTACAGGCCACACAAATGATTGTAGAAGCAGAACAACAGCTGCGGCAGCAGAAAGTTAGCGAATCAATGTCGTCAGAACCGGCAGAAGAGCAACAAAATACTGTCGATAACGATAAGTCTGCAGAGACGTCTGGCAGTGACTTGACCGAAGCCTATCAAGGGCTGTTTAAAAGTCCCCGAAAATTCAATGATTCATTGGGCAGTATGGACAATTATCAGCAAAAAAAATCCGGTCTTGGAAATAACCTGGACCTGATGGTCTGA
- a CDS encoding GMC oxidoreductase, with amino-acid sequence MEWLSRQFNSRLDDALNSGAFDFIILGAGFFGAYTACQLIEQSYPRKPRILLIEQGHFGLPHHYTTYPYLTKADLAAVNGSWQGARVYYESKDLVREERGHRVYNVVGGDSHFWDLCVPRPSLDDMSKWPSGMAETLEENLIEAEQQLGVRSQPGYWRGALQERMIERVSQVTSQWDSVQYVSGAPMAIQTSSPYSGQLSRGPYSPINNLLEHLSRDARQDIHLVSGCKVKQLMMTGKYVTQIKVMDENRNQIRLIDVPSRTQVISTMGCRESTALFLHSFDQNHRSFSHIGRNLNSHLRSVFHLQIRRELLGMAQTSFRHNAGIVVQGKDYLFQIYACPGRVASGMVGMHHPVGTPVPEQNSRWITLSLVAQTALSGHRSRLVLESEKSLTGATPMARYYVGQKEMDCWQNNDRLAVRLLGMLTGNKAPEGSVYWRHGEQWLTEAPKTTGLVRLAVGSSVHECGTLSISNDSNQGILDIWGQCHSIYNLSCLDTAAVPWMGAGSPVLPTMAWGRLASQQIVHQWQATPSHRPAAINGRIFS; translated from the coding sequence ATGGAATGGTTATCTCGACAATTTAATAGTCGGCTGGATGATGCTCTTAATTCCGGGGCATTTGATTTTATTATTCTAGGAGCAGGTTTTTTCGGTGCCTATACCGCCTGCCAGTTAATTGAACAAAGCTATCCCCGCAAACCAAGAATTCTGTTAATTGAGCAGGGGCATTTCGGATTACCTCATCACTACACCACTTACCCCTATTTAACAAAGGCCGATCTGGCAGCTGTAAACGGCAGCTGGCAGGGGGCTCGTGTCTATTATGAATCCAAAGATCTGGTGCGTGAGGAGCGCGGACACCGGGTTTACAATGTGGTGGGAGGAGATTCTCATTTCTGGGATTTATGCGTGCCCCGACCCAGCCTCGATGATATGTCAAAATGGCCTTCTGGTATGGCTGAGACTCTGGAAGAAAACCTGATTGAGGCCGAGCAGCAATTGGGGGTGCGTTCTCAGCCTGGATATTGGCGTGGTGCACTGCAGGAACGGATGATCGAGCGGGTCAGTCAGGTCACCAGTCAGTGGGATTCCGTACAATATGTCAGCGGGGCGCCGATGGCCATTCAGACGTCCAGTCCATATTCGGGGCAGTTGAGCAGAGGTCCTTATTCCCCGATCAACAATCTGCTGGAACATTTGTCCAGGGATGCCCGCCAGGACATACATTTAGTGTCAGGCTGTAAAGTCAAACAACTGATGATGACTGGTAAGTATGTTACCCAAATTAAAGTTATGGATGAAAACCGCAATCAGATCAGGCTGATTGATGTGCCATCGCGTACTCAGGTGATCAGCACCATGGGGTGTCGCGAAAGTACAGCGCTGTTTCTGCATAGCTTCGATCAGAATCACCGTAGCTTCAGTCACATCGGTCGAAATCTGAACTCGCATCTGCGTTCAGTGTTTCATCTGCAGATCCGCAGAGAATTATTGGGGATGGCTCAAACCAGTTTCAGACATAATGCCGGCATTGTAGTGCAGGGCAAAGATTATTTATTTCAGATTTATGCCTGTCCGGGCAGAGTCGCAAGTGGCATGGTGGGGATGCATCATCCCGTCGGCACTCCGGTACCAGAGCAGAATTCTCGCTGGATAACACTCAGTCTGGTTGCTCAAACAGCGTTGTCGGGGCATCGTAGTCGGCTGGTACTGGAATCAGAAAAAAGTCTCACCGGTGCAACCCCAATGGCCCGTTATTATGTAGGTCAGAAGGAGATGGATTGCTGGCAGAATAATGATCGTCTGGCAGTACGATTGCTGGGAATGTTGACAGGCAATAAAGCTCCGGAAGGTAGTGTGTACTGGCGCCATGGTGAACAGTGGCTGACGGAAGCACCTAAAACCACCGGTTTGGTAAGGCTTGCGGTAGGAAGCTCTGTCCATGAATGTGGAACACTGTCGATCTCAAATGATTCCAACCAGGGGATACTGGATATCTGGGGACAGTGTCATAGCATCTATAATTTGAGTTGTCTCGATACGGCTGCAGTGCCCTGGATGGGAGCCGGCTCTCCGGTGTTGCCGACTATGGCATGGGGGCGGCTGGCAAGTCAGCAGATTGTGCATCAATGGCAGGCGACTCCATCACACAGACCGGCCGCCATTAACGGAAGAATTTTTTCCTGA
- the nrdA gene encoding class 1a ribonucleoside-diphosphate reductase subunit alpha, whose amino-acid sequence MNTKNLAVTKRDGRQETIDLEKIHRVISWAAEGLENVSVSQVELKAHLQFHDGIRTSDIHETIIKSAADLISEQAPDYQYLAARLNIFHLRKKAYGQFEPPRLFDHVSRLVDMKRYDEGLLQDYSATDFDQMDSFIDHSRDLNFSYAAVKQLEGKYLVQNRVTGEVFESPQFLYVLIGACLFAHYDKERRMDYIKRFYDAVSLFKLSLPTPIMAGVRTPTRQFSSCVLIESGDSLDSINATSSAIVRYVSQRAGIGINAGRIRAIGSPIRQGEAFHTGCIPFFKHFQTAVKCCSQGGVRGGAATLFYPIWHYEVEELLVLKNNRGVEENRVRHLDYGVQINKLMYERLIKNGSISLFSPSDVPGLYDAFFEDQARFEQLYVQYEADTAIRKKTIKAVDLFSMLMQERASTGRIYIQNVDHCNTHSPFDEKVAPVRQSNLCLEIALPTKPLEDINDTNGEIALCTLAAFNLGAMENLSELEEMSELIVRALDSLLDYQNYPVPAAELGSMARRTLGVGVINYAYYLAKNGVRYSDGSALGLTHRTFEAIQFYLLKASNLLAKEKGACSKFSETKYAQGILPIDTYKKDVDGYCQEPLQLDWETLREEIKTYGLRNSTLTALMPSETSSQISNATNGIEPPRGYISVKASKDGILKQVVPEFERLKDQYELLWRIPDNNGYLQLVGVMQKFIDQAISANTNYDPARFSDGKVPMQVLLKDLLSAYKNGVKTLYYHNTRDGAEDAQNDQSDDGCESGACKI is encoded by the coding sequence ATGAATACCAAAAATTTAGCAGTAACCAAGCGAGATGGTCGTCAGGAGACCATTGATCTTGAAAAAATTCACCGTGTCATTTCCTGGGCAGCAGAAGGATTGGAAAATGTTTCTGTCTCCCAAGTAGAGCTTAAAGCCCATCTCCAGTTTCATGATGGCATCCGCACCTCGGATATTCATGAAACCATCATCAAATCTGCCGCAGACCTGATTTCTGAACAGGCACCGGATTATCAATATCTTGCCGCCCGATTGAACATCTTTCATTTGCGTAAAAAAGCGTATGGACAGTTTGAGCCACCTCGTCTGTTTGATCATGTTTCCAGACTGGTTGACATGAAGCGTTATGATGAAGGACTACTGCAGGATTACAGTGCGACTGATTTTGATCAGATGGACAGTTTTATCGATCATAGCCGCGATCTAAATTTCTCTTATGCAGCAGTAAAACAGCTGGAAGGAAAATATCTGGTTCAAAACCGGGTAACCGGAGAAGTCTTTGAGAGTCCCCAGTTTTTGTATGTACTGATTGGTGCATGTCTGTTTGCTCATTATGACAAAGAACGCCGGATGGACTACATCAAGCGTTTTTATGATGCGGTGTCATTGTTTAAGTTGTCTTTGCCAACACCGATCATGGCAGGCGTGCGGACTCCGACACGTCAGTTCAGCTCCTGTGTGCTGATTGAGTCTGGAGATTCACTGGATTCCATTAATGCCACTTCCTCGGCGATTGTTCGCTACGTTTCCCAGCGCGCCGGTATCGGTATCAACGCTGGTCGTATCCGCGCCATTGGTTCGCCAATTCGTCAGGGAGAAGCTTTCCATACAGGCTGTATTCCATTTTTCAAACATTTCCAGACTGCGGTCAAATGCTGCTCCCAAGGTGGTGTCCGGGGTGGTGCGGCAACACTGTTCTATCCGATCTGGCATTACGAAGTGGAAGAGTTACTGGTATTGAAAAACAATCGCGGTGTTGAAGAGAACCGCGTTCGCCATCTGGATTATGGCGTACAGATCAACAAACTGATGTATGAGCGCCTGATCAAAAACGGCTCCATTTCCCTGTTCAGTCCAAGCGATGTTCCTGGGTTATATGACGCATTCTTTGAAGATCAGGCCCGTTTCGAACAGCTCTATGTTCAGTACGAAGCAGATACCGCCATACGCAAGAAAACCATTAAGGCCGTCGATCTGTTTTCCATGCTGATGCAGGAACGCGCGTCAACTGGTCGAATCTATATTCAAAACGTCGATCACTGTAATACTCACAGTCCATTCGATGAAAAAGTGGCACCGGTTCGTCAGTCAAACCTATGTCTGGAAATTGCTCTGCCGACCAAACCGCTTGAGGACATTAACGATACTAATGGTGAAATCGCCTTGTGTACTCTGGCCGCATTTAACCTCGGTGCCATGGAAAATCTGTCTGAACTGGAAGAAATGTCCGAACTGATTGTCAGGGCACTCGACAGTCTGTTGGACTATCAGAATTATCCGGTCCCTGCCGCAGAGCTTGGCTCAATGGCTCGCCGTACATTGGGTGTCGGTGTTATTAACTATGCTTACTATCTGGCTAAGAACGGGGTCAGATACTCCGATGGTTCTGCATTGGGGCTGACGCACCGTACTTTTGAAGCTATTCAGTTTTATCTGCTGAAAGCATCCAACCTGCTGGCCAAAGAAAAAGGCGCCTGTAGTAAATTCTCTGAAACCAAATATGCACAGGGTATCCTGCCAATCGACACCTATAAAAAAGATGTCGATGGTTACTGTCAGGAGCCCCTGCAGCTGGACTGGGAGACTTTGCGAGAAGAAATCAAAACTTATGGTCTGAGAAATTCAACGCTGACCGCACTGATGCCATCTGAGACCTCATCTCAAATCAGTAATGCCACCAATGGTATCGAGCCGCCCAGAGGCTATATCAGCGTCAAAGCTTCAAAAGACGGCATTCTGAAGCAGGTCGTACCAGAGTTTGAACGATTGAAGGACCAGTACGAACTATTGTGGCGAATTCCCGATAACAATGGTTATCTGCAATTGGTTGGTGTCATGCAGAAATTTATCGATCAGGCCATCTCTGCCAATACCAACTACGATCCAGCCAGATTTTCCGATGGTAAGGTACCCATGCAGGTATTGTTAAAGGATCTCTTGAGTGCGTATAAAAACGGAGTGAAAACTCTGTATTACCACAATACCCGGGACGGTGCAGAAGATGCCCAGAACGATCAAAGTGATGATGGCTGCGAAAGCGGCGCCTGTAAGATTTGA
- the nrdB gene encoding class Ia ribonucleoside-diphosphate reductase subunit beta — protein sequence MSYKTFNRNQFETFKQPMFMGENVNVSRYDTQKYKIFEQLIEKQLSFFWRPEEVDLSKDRKDFIELPDHEKHIFLSNLKYQTLLDSVQGRSPNVAFLPLVSLPEVETWIETWAFSETIHSRSYTHIIRNIIPNPGVIFDDIIHNEHIVRRAISVTQYYDQLISVANLYNQFGLGEHEVNGRKIVVDLRDIKKKLYLTIASVNVLEAIRFYVSFACSFAFAERTKMEGNAKIIRLIARDEALHLTGTQHMMNILASGKDDPDMADIARECRDEVIGIFREAAEQEKQWSEYLFKDGSMIGMNKDILSQYVEYITNQRMTAIGLEPIFNIRQNPLPWMNSWLVSDNVQVAPQEAEISSYLVGAIDSQIDTDDLGGFEL from the coding sequence ATGAGTTACAAAACTTTTAATCGCAATCAGTTTGAGACGTTCAAGCAACCCATGTTCATGGGTGAGAACGTCAACGTGTCACGTTATGACACCCAGAAATATAAAATTTTCGAACAGTTGATCGAAAAGCAGTTGTCGTTCTTCTGGCGTCCGGAAGAAGTGGACCTTTCCAAAGACAGAAAGGATTTCATTGAATTGCCGGATCATGAAAAACATATTTTTCTGAGTAACCTGAAATATCAGACGCTGCTGGACAGCGTTCAGGGGCGTTCGCCCAATGTAGCGTTTTTGCCGTTGGTATCGTTACCGGAGGTTGAAACCTGGATCGAGACCTGGGCATTCAGTGAAACCATACACTCACGCTCCTACACCCACATCATCCGTAACATCATCCCTAATCCGGGGGTGATTTTTGACGATATCATTCACAATGAACACATCGTCAGACGGGCCATCAGTGTGACCCAGTACTACGATCAGCTGATCTCGGTGGCTAACCTTTATAACCAGTTTGGTTTGGGTGAGCATGAAGTCAATGGCAGAAAGATTGTCGTTGACCTTCGGGATATCAAGAAAAAACTGTACCTGACCATAGCCTCTGTCAATGTATTGGAAGCCATCCGTTTCTACGTCAGTTTTGCGTGCAGTTTTGCATTTGCCGAGCGTACCAAAATGGAAGGTAATGCCAAGATTATTCGCCTCATTGCACGTGATGAAGCTCTGCACCTGACCGGAACTCAACACATGATGAATATTCTTGCCAGTGGCAAGGATGATCCGGATATGGCTGATATTGCCAGAGAGTGTCGTGATGAAGTCATCGGTATATTCAGGGAAGCCGCCGAGCAGGAAAAACAATGGTCGGAATATCTGTTTAAAGATGGCTCCATGATTGGCATGAATAAAGACATCCTCAGTCAGTATGTTGAGTACATTACCAACCAGCGGATGACTGCGATTGGCTTGGAACCCATCTTCAACATACGGCAGAACCCATTACCGTGGATGAACAGCTGGCTGGTCTCAGACAATGTCCAGGTGGCGCCGCAGGAAGCA